In Isoptericola jiangsuensis, the following proteins share a genomic window:
- a CDS encoding 3-hydroxyacyl-CoA dehydrogenase NAD-binding domain-containing protein — MTTTTDTPAARAERVTHSFVADVELPGGQGTLALVTLDNGLDHTKPSTLGPEGMAELTGVLTTLQQRAAAGEIAAVAITGKPYFLAAGADLLGVSAVGSHEQALELGRSGHRAYELLHTMGVPTFAFVNGLALGGGLEVALNCDYRTVASDAAALGLPETGLGLVPGWGGAYLVPRLVGIEKAVEVILTRPAANKPYKPAEALRIGLVDELFEPADFLERSITWAAAVLRGDVVPARRDLDPEPVWDAVVAGTRQQLDHLVAGSRPAPYRALDLLAAARTATRAEAFAAEDEALADLIMSDEMRASVYAFGLTSAGKKPKGAPAADLARPVTRVGIVGAGLMAAQIALLVSQRLGVPVVMRDLDAERVEKGLGFVRATTEKLVGRGRMTPEAAARIVASVSGTTDVTEFASCDVVVEAVTEVMGLKKKVFAELEDIVSPDTILATNTSALSITEMASDLRHPERVVGVHFFNPVAQMPLVEVVRAEKTSDEALATAFAITKKLRKTAVLVADRPGFVVNRLLVLVMGKVVEAVENGTSVEAADRALAPLGFPMPTFELFDLVGPAVGLHVLTSLREDLGDRFPRSPGLEKLVADGTRVVLDAPAPGMHKPVDPAIQQVFGESLPVGTEGRAGTPVLDEAGVLDSVLAALTVEIGHMLTEQVVADPSQIDLCMILGAGWGFHTGGITPYLDRTGYSERVLGRRILPDGVANVPGA; from the coding sequence ATGACCACCACCACCGACACCCCGGCCGCCCGCGCCGAGCGGGTCACGCACTCCTTCGTCGCGGACGTCGAGCTCCCCGGCGGCCAGGGCACCCTGGCCCTGGTCACGCTGGACAACGGGCTCGACCACACCAAGCCGAGCACGCTGGGTCCCGAGGGCATGGCCGAGCTGACGGGCGTCCTGACGACCCTGCAGCAGCGCGCCGCGGCCGGCGAGATCGCCGCCGTCGCGATCACGGGCAAGCCGTACTTCCTGGCCGCGGGCGCCGACCTGCTGGGCGTCAGCGCCGTCGGCTCGCACGAGCAGGCCCTGGAGCTGGGCCGGTCCGGCCACCGCGCCTACGAGCTGCTGCACACGATGGGCGTGCCCACGTTCGCGTTCGTCAACGGCCTCGCCCTCGGCGGCGGCCTCGAGGTCGCCCTCAACTGCGACTACCGCACCGTCGCGTCCGACGCCGCGGCCCTCGGCCTGCCCGAGACCGGCCTGGGCCTCGTGCCCGGCTGGGGCGGCGCCTACCTCGTGCCGCGGCTGGTCGGCATCGAGAAGGCCGTCGAGGTCATCCTCACCCGCCCGGCGGCGAACAAGCCGTACAAGCCCGCCGAGGCGCTGAGGATCGGCCTCGTGGACGAGCTGTTCGAGCCCGCCGACTTCCTCGAGCGCTCCATCACGTGGGCGGCCGCCGTGCTGCGCGGGGACGTCGTCCCGGCGCGCCGCGACCTCGACCCCGAGCCCGTGTGGGACGCCGTCGTCGCGGGCACCCGCCAGCAGCTCGACCACCTCGTGGCGGGCTCGCGCCCGGCGCCGTACCGGGCGCTCGACCTGCTCGCCGCAGCCCGCACCGCGACCCGCGCCGAGGCGTTCGCCGCCGAGGACGAGGCGCTGGCCGACCTCATCATGTCCGACGAGATGCGCGCGTCCGTGTACGCGTTCGGGCTCACCTCGGCCGGCAAGAAGCCGAAGGGCGCGCCCGCCGCCGACCTCGCCCGCCCCGTCACCCGGGTCGGGATCGTCGGCGCCGGCCTCATGGCCGCGCAGATCGCGCTGCTCGTCTCGCAGCGCCTCGGCGTGCCCGTGGTCATGCGCGACCTGGACGCCGAGCGCGTCGAGAAGGGTCTCGGATTCGTCCGGGCCACCACCGAGAAGCTCGTCGGCCGCGGCCGGATGACCCCGGAGGCCGCCGCCCGCATCGTGGCGAGCGTCTCCGGCACCACCGACGTCACCGAGTTCGCGTCGTGCGACGTGGTGGTCGAGGCCGTCACCGAGGTCATGGGCCTGAAGAAGAAGGTCTTCGCCGAGCTCGAGGACATCGTCTCGCCGGACACGATCCTCGCGACGAACACCTCGGCGCTGTCGATCACCGAGATGGCCTCCGACCTGCGCCACCCCGAGCGGGTCGTCGGCGTCCACTTCTTCAACCCGGTCGCCCAGATGCCGCTGGTCGAGGTCGTCCGCGCGGAGAAGACCTCCGACGAGGCCCTCGCCACCGCGTTCGCGATCACCAAGAAGCTCCGCAAGACGGCGGTGCTCGTGGCCGACCGGCCCGGGTTCGTCGTCAACCGGCTCCTCGTGCTCGTCATGGGCAAGGTCGTCGAGGCCGTCGAGAACGGCACCTCGGTCGAGGCGGCCGACCGCGCGCTCGCGCCGCTCGGCTTCCCCATGCCGACGTTCGAGCTGTTCGACCTCGTCGGCCCGGCCGTCGGCCTGCACGTGCTCACCTCGCTGCGCGAGGACCTGGGCGACCGGTTCCCCCGCTCCCCCGGGCTGGAGAAGCTCGTCGCGGACGGCACCCGCGTGGTGCTCGACGCCCCGGCCCCCGGGATGCACAAGCCGGTCGACCCGGCGATCCAGCAGGTGTTCGGCGAGTCGCTGCCCGTCGGCACCGAGGGCCGCGCGGGCACCCCGGTGCTCGACGAGGCGGGCGTGCTGGACTCCGTGCTCGCGGCCCTGACGGTCGAGATCGGGCACATGCTCACCGAGCAGGTCGTGGCCGACCCGTCGCAGATCGACCTGTGCATGATCCTCGGCGCGGGCTGGGGCTTCCACACCGGAGGCATCACGCCGTACCTGGACCGCACGGGGTACTCCGAGCGCGTCCTCGGCCGGCGCATCCTGCCCGACGGCGTGGCGAACGTCCCCGGGGCCTGA
- a CDS encoding IS30 family transposase has translation MSRRRAAQQVGVNVRTALDWDAGVRKARGARIYPDGRRVDYTTGVTTHVEVAITPSLAALEAELDPRFLTLAEREQIADLRREGASLRAIGRALGRPASTIKREIDARSAGGVYRPHAAQRSWVASRARPKRAKLAVNGPLRQYVTAKLAVRWSPEQICHALVKEYPNDESMRVSTETIYQALYVQARGGLRREVAAALRTGRTRRKPRRSAEQRTPRFADEMVMISERPAQVADRAVPGHWEGDLIVGTASQSAIVTLVERTTRYVLLGHLPGGHTAEEVRDVLVPLIGTLPAHLRGSLTWDQGSEMAAHRQFTMATNVPVYFCDPHSPWQRGSNENTNGLLRQYFPKGTDLRAYGPEDLEHVAQELNGRPRKTLDWDTPAERLRGLLTAT, from the coding sequence ATGTCCCGGCGGCGGGCCGCGCAGCAGGTCGGGGTCAACGTGCGTACCGCGCTGGACTGGGACGCCGGGGTACGGAAGGCTCGCGGGGCTCGCATCTACCCGGATGGTCGCCGGGTGGACTACACCACGGGCGTGACGACTCATGTGGAAGTGGCCATCACGCCCTCGCTCGCTGCGCTGGAGGCCGAGCTGGATCCACGGTTCTTGACGTTGGCGGAGCGGGAGCAGATCGCTGACCTGCGCCGTGAGGGCGCCTCGTTGCGGGCGATCGGGCGGGCGTTGGGGCGCCCGGCCTCGACGATCAAGCGTGAGATCGACGCCCGGTCGGCCGGCGGGGTCTACCGACCCCATGCGGCCCAGCGGTCCTGGGTGGCGTCTCGGGCGCGCCCCAAGCGGGCCAAGCTCGCCGTGAATGGTCCGCTGCGCCAGTACGTGACCGCCAAGCTCGCGGTGCGGTGGTCGCCCGAACAGATCTGTCACGCTCTGGTCAAGGAGTATCCGAACGACGAGAGCATGCGGGTGAGTACCGAGACGATCTACCAGGCGCTCTACGTCCAGGCCCGCGGCGGGCTGCGTCGTGAGGTCGCGGCCGCGCTGCGCACCGGACGCACCCGCCGCAAGCCGCGCCGTAGCGCGGAGCAGCGCACGCCCCGGTTCGCCGACGAGATGGTGATGATCTCCGAACGACCGGCCCAGGTCGCCGACCGGGCCGTGCCCGGCCACTGGGAAGGTGACCTGATCGTGGGTACCGCCTCGCAGTCCGCGATCGTGACCCTGGTGGAACGCACCACCCGCTACGTGCTCCTGGGACACCTGCCCGGTGGACACACCGCCGAGGAGGTCCGCGACGTTCTGGTCCCGCTGATCGGGACCCTGCCCGCGCACCTGCGTGGCTCGCTGACCTGGGACCAGGGCAGCGAGATGGCCGCCCATCGCCAGTTCACGATGGCCACGAACGTGCCGGTCTACTTCTGCGACCCGCACTCGCCCTGGCAGCGCGGATCGAACGAGAACACCAACGGTCTGCTGCGTCAGTACTTCCCCAAGGGCACCGACCTGCGGGCCTACGGGCCCGAAGACCTCGAACACGTCGCCCAGGAACTCAACGGCCGACCACGCAAGACGCTCGACTGGGATACCCCAGCCGAGCGTCTGCGTGGTCTACTGACGGCCACATAA
- the pflA gene encoding pyruvate formate-lyase-activating protein: MTAGPVLLDPPSARRRAGAGLRGLDTTEVERSDRLALMRSGELGSVHSWELVTAVDGPGTRMTVFLAGCPLRCLYCHNPDTLAMKDGGAVLAEDLLARVARYRGVFAATGGGLTLSGGEVLMQPAFAARVLRGAKELGVHTCLDTSGFLGANATDAMLDDTDLVLLDVKAGDEETYQRVTGRSLAPTLAFGRRLAERGVAVWVRFVLVPGLTDDPGNVARVADHVAAIEAVRPGTVERVEVLPFHQMARDKWAELGRTYELGDTEPPTPEATEAVRDVFRARGLATY; encoded by the coding sequence ATGACCGCCGGCCCGGTGCTGCTGGATCCCCCCTCCGCCCGCCGCCGGGCCGGCGCAGGCCTGCGGGGTCTGGACACCACCGAGGTCGAGCGCTCCGACCGCCTCGCCCTGATGCGGTCGGGCGAGCTCGGCTCGGTGCACTCCTGGGAGCTCGTCACGGCCGTCGACGGCCCCGGCACCCGCATGACGGTGTTCCTCGCCGGGTGCCCCCTGCGGTGCCTGTACTGCCACAACCCCGACACCCTCGCGATGAAGGACGGGGGAGCGGTGCTCGCCGAGGACCTGCTGGCCCGCGTCGCGCGCTACCGCGGGGTGTTCGCCGCCACCGGCGGCGGGCTCACCCTGTCGGGCGGCGAGGTGCTCATGCAGCCCGCGTTCGCGGCGCGCGTCCTGCGCGGCGCGAAGGAGCTCGGGGTGCACACCTGCCTCGACACCTCGGGCTTCCTCGGCGCGAACGCGACCGACGCCATGCTCGACGACACCGACCTGGTGCTGCTCGACGTCAAGGCCGGCGACGAGGAGACCTACCAGCGGGTCACCGGGCGCTCCCTCGCCCCGACGCTCGCGTTCGGACGCAGGCTCGCCGAGCGCGGCGTGGCCGTGTGGGTGCGGTTCGTCCTCGTGCCGGGCCTGACGGACGACCCGGGGAACGTCGCGCGGGTCGCCGACCACGTCGCCGCGATCGAGGCCGTCCGCCCCGGCACCGTCGAGCGGGTCGAGGTGCTGCCGTTCCACCAGATGGCGCGGGACAAGTGGGCCGAGCTGGGGCGCACCTACGAGCTGGGCGACACCGAGCCCCCGACGCCCGAGGCCACCGAGGCCGTGCGCGACGTGTTCCGCGCCCGCGGCCTGGCCACCTACTGA
- a CDS encoding HAD family hydrolase codes for MIWLLDLDNTLVSRDAAFAAWAAAAVAEAGATDDDLAAIVAADGGGFAPKRDVARVIVDRLGRDTGTADLDAVVEEFRTGIRDHVRVYDGVLDTLDVLRGAGHRVAVVTNGVSHQQRGKIERCGLAGHVDAVVVSGEEGVEKPDPRLIDIALERLDAADADRRRVWMIGDAAHTDVAAGRAARTRTGWVSHGRTWTGGARPDVHAPTAREVIALAAEGHWRVLPAQP; via the coding sequence GTGATCTGGCTGCTCGACCTCGACAACACCCTCGTCTCCCGCGACGCGGCCTTCGCCGCCTGGGCCGCCGCCGCGGTCGCGGAGGCCGGCGCGACCGACGACGACCTCGCCGCGATCGTCGCGGCCGACGGCGGCGGGTTCGCCCCCAAGCGGGACGTCGCCCGCGTCATCGTGGACCGGCTGGGCCGCGACACCGGCACGGCCGACCTCGACGCCGTCGTCGAGGAGTTCCGGACGGGCATCCGCGACCACGTGCGCGTCTACGACGGCGTGCTCGACACCCTCGACGTCCTGCGCGGCGCGGGCCACCGCGTCGCGGTCGTCACCAACGGGGTCTCGCACCAGCAGCGCGGCAAGATCGAGCGCTGCGGGCTGGCCGGCCACGTCGACGCCGTCGTCGTGTCCGGCGAGGAGGGCGTGGAGAAGCCCGACCCGCGGCTGATCGACATCGCGCTGGAACGCCTGGACGCCGCGGACGCCGACCGGCGCCGGGTCTGGATGATCGGCGACGCCGCGCACACCGACGTCGCGGCCGGCCGGGCCGCGCGCACCCGCACCGGCTGGGTGTCGCACGGGCGCACCTGGACCGGCGGCGCGCGACCCGACGTGCACGCCCCCACGGCGCGCGAGGTGATCGCGCTCGCCGCCGAGGGGCACTGGCGCGTCCTGCCCGCCCAGCCGTAG
- a CDS encoding SGNH/GDSL hydrolase family protein: MTPVRAALLTLAAASAAAAAAVLALALLRRQAAVARRRIGKALGEVAPDADRVWRRKLGGEPVDLLLLGDSIAAGLGAEHRRDTLGGRVARGVAKRLRRPVRLRVGAVVGAETSMVGAQLDVLPPGYRPDVTVVVVGGNDVTHRVPVATSTRHLVEVIDRLHGLGSAVVVGTCPDLGALRPVPQPLRALGARASRQLAAAQSVAARRAGAHAVSLAEAVGTFFVDRPDEAFALDRFHPSALGYRRTARALVPWVLDALGERDAAPPGHLAPGAVGRPATTG; this comes from the coding sequence GTGACCCCCGTCCGTGCCGCCCTGCTCACGCTCGCCGCAGCGTCCGCCGCCGCCGCGGCGGCCGTGCTCGCGCTCGCCCTGCTGCGCCGCCAGGCGGCCGTGGCACGCCGCCGCATCGGCAAGGCCCTCGGGGAGGTCGCCCCGGACGCCGACCGCGTGTGGCGCCGCAAGCTCGGCGGCGAGCCGGTCGACCTGCTCCTGCTCGGCGACTCGATCGCCGCGGGGCTCGGCGCCGAGCACCGCCGCGACACCCTCGGCGGGCGCGTCGCCCGCGGGGTCGCGAAGCGGCTGCGCCGGCCCGTGCGGCTGCGGGTCGGTGCCGTGGTCGGCGCGGAGACGTCGATGGTCGGCGCGCAGCTCGACGTGCTGCCGCCCGGCTACCGGCCGGACGTCACCGTGGTCGTGGTGGGCGGCAACGACGTCACCCACCGCGTCCCGGTCGCGACGTCCACCCGCCACCTGGTCGAGGTGATCGACCGGTTGCACGGCCTCGGCAGCGCCGTCGTGGTGGGCACGTGCCCCGACCTGGGCGCGCTGCGACCCGTGCCGCAGCCGCTGCGCGCGCTGGGGGCGCGCGCGTCGCGCCAGCTCGCCGCCGCGCAGTCGGTCGCCGCCCGGCGGGCGGGCGCGCACGCCGTGTCGCTCGCCGAGGCGGTCGGGACGTTCTTCGTCGACCGCCCCGACGAGGCGTTCGCGCTCGACCGGTTCCACCCGAGCGCGCTCGGCTACCGGCGCACGGCCCGTGCGCTCGTGCCCTGGGTGCTGGACGCCCTCGGCGAGCGCGACGCCGCGCCGCCCGGCCACCTGGCCCCCGGCGCCGTGGGACGCCCGGCCACGACCGGGTGA
- a CDS encoding carboxylate-amine ligase, which yields MTEPRTMGVEEEFLLVGPDGSPVAKAAEALEASGNDGRSTGTGALEPEFMEEQLETATHPRASLEDLAREIREGRARAQKAGDVVDARAVALATSPIRFTGTTVSRLRYLQAREFFGITAREQLTSGCHVHVAVADDDEGVAVLDRVGPWLSVLTALSTNSPFWQGEDTDYASFRSQVWARWPTSGPTRPFGTPAEYHAAVEALVATGTILDQNMVYFDARLSPRYPTVEIRVADVCLDPDTATLLAALARGLVETSARAAADGAPPPPSHPELLRTASWRAGRSGLAGELVSPLTWRPAGAHDVVGQLVAHVRDALVDAGDLDAVTDLLGRLWSTGGGAAQQRAWYAESGDLHRVVERAVEVTHS from the coding sequence ATGACGGAGCCACGCACGATGGGTGTCGAGGAGGAGTTCCTCCTGGTCGGACCGGACGGGTCTCCGGTGGCGAAGGCCGCCGAGGCGCTGGAGGCGAGCGGGAACGACGGCCGGTCCACGGGGACGGGAGCCCTGGAACCGGAGTTCATGGAAGAGCAGCTGGAGACGGCGACGCACCCACGGGCGTCCCTGGAGGACCTGGCGCGCGAGATCCGGGAGGGCAGGGCCCGGGCGCAGAAGGCGGGCGACGTGGTCGACGCGCGAGCGGTCGCGCTGGCGACGTCGCCGATCCGGTTCACGGGCACGACGGTGTCGCGGCTGCGGTACCTGCAGGCGCGGGAGTTCTTCGGGATCACGGCGCGCGAGCAGCTCACGAGCGGGTGCCACGTGCACGTCGCGGTCGCGGACGACGACGAGGGCGTGGCGGTGCTGGACCGGGTGGGTCCGTGGCTGTCTGTCCTGACGGCGCTGAGCACGAACTCGCCGTTCTGGCAGGGCGAGGACACCGACTACGCGAGCTTCCGCTCGCAGGTGTGGGCGCGCTGGCCCACGTCGGGGCCGACGCGACCGTTCGGCACCCCGGCGGAGTACCACGCGGCCGTCGAGGCGCTGGTGGCGACGGGCACGATCCTGGACCAGAACATGGTCTACTTCGACGCCCGGCTGTCGCCCCGCTACCCGACGGTCGAGATCCGGGTCGCGGACGTCTGCCTCGACCCGGACACGGCGACGCTGCTGGCGGCGCTGGCGCGCGGGCTGGTGGAGACGTCCGCGCGCGCGGCGGCCGACGGGGCTCCACCGCCGCCGTCGCACCCCGAGCTGCTGCGCACGGCGTCCTGGCGGGCCGGGCGCTCCGGCCTGGCCGGCGAGCTGGTGTCCCCGCTCACGTGGCGTCCCGCGGGAGCGCACGACGTCGTCGGGCAGCTCGTGGCGCACGTCCGCGACGCCCTGGTGGACGCGGGCGACCTCGACGCCGTCACCGACCTGCTCGGTCGGCTGTGGTCGACCGGCGGCGGCGCGGCGCAGCAGCGCGCCTGGTACGCCGAGTCGGGCGACCTGCACCGCGTGGTGGAGCGCGCCGTCGAGGTGACGCACTCCTGA
- the pflB gene encoding formate C-acetyltransferase, with protein MTIQAESSTGNVDVAWEGFTPGPWCDGVDVRDFIQRNYTPYTGDGAFLAGPTARTSALWARLSEMFPAEREKGVHDVSWDVPAGITAHEPGYIDVENEIVVGLQTDAPLKRAIMPYGGWRMVEGALNTYGYPVDAKLREVFTTYRKTHNQAVFDIYPPNVRAARSSHIVTGLPDAYGRGRIIGDYRRVALYGVDALVQAKKLDKLTLDAEPFSEKIVREREEHAEQIRALGELKEMAASYGVDISRPARTAVEAVQWLYFGFLAAVKEQNGAAMSLGRTSTFLDVYIERDLAAGRITESEAQEVMDDFVIKLRIVRFLRTPEYDALFSGDPTWVTETIGGMGTDGRTLVTKNSFRMLQTLYNLGPAPEPNMTVFWTADLPTGFKEFCAQVSIDTSAVQYESDDEIRTAWGDDAAIACCVSPMAIGKQMQFFGARVNLAKALLYAINGGRDEVSGKQVSPAFPPVEAGVPLDYDDVRARFEQTMDWLAETYVEALNCIHWSHDKYAYERLEMALHDRDVLRTMACGIAGLSVAADSLSAIRYATVMPVLDDRGVVVDYEIDGDFPAYGNDDDRADDIAVELVESFMAKVRKHPMYRDALPTQSVLTITSNVVYGKATGNTPDGRRAGEPFAPGANPMNGRDTHGMLASALSVAKLPYDEAQDGISLTNTIVPSGLGRTKAEQVTNLAGLLDASFGAGGYHMNVNVLVRETLLDAMEHPENYPQLTIRVSGYAVNFVRLTREQQLDVLNRTFHGGI; from the coding sequence ATGACGATCCAGGCCGAGAGCAGCACCGGGAACGTCGACGTCGCCTGGGAGGGGTTCACCCCCGGCCCGTGGTGCGACGGCGTCGACGTGCGGGACTTCATCCAGCGCAACTACACCCCCTACACGGGTGACGGCGCGTTCCTCGCCGGCCCGACCGCGCGGACCTCCGCGCTGTGGGCCCGCCTGTCGGAGATGTTCCCCGCCGAGCGCGAGAAGGGCGTCCACGACGTCTCCTGGGACGTCCCCGCCGGCATCACCGCCCACGAGCCCGGCTACATCGACGTGGAGAACGAGATCGTCGTCGGCCTCCAGACCGACGCCCCGCTCAAGCGCGCGATCATGCCGTACGGCGGCTGGCGCATGGTCGAGGGGGCGCTCAACACCTACGGCTACCCCGTCGACGCGAAGCTGCGCGAGGTGTTCACCACCTACCGCAAGACGCACAACCAGGCCGTGTTCGACATCTACCCGCCGAACGTGCGCGCCGCCCGCTCCTCCCACATCGTCACCGGCCTGCCCGACGCCTACGGCCGCGGCCGCATCATCGGCGACTACCGTCGCGTGGCCCTGTACGGCGTGGACGCCCTGGTCCAGGCGAAGAAGCTCGACAAGCTGACCCTCGACGCCGAGCCCTTCAGCGAGAAGATCGTGCGCGAGCGCGAGGAGCACGCCGAGCAGATCCGCGCGCTCGGCGAGCTCAAGGAGATGGCGGCCTCCTACGGCGTCGACATCTCGCGCCCGGCCCGCACCGCCGTCGAGGCCGTGCAGTGGCTCTACTTCGGGTTCCTCGCCGCGGTCAAGGAGCAGAACGGCGCCGCGATGTCGCTGGGCCGCACCTCGACGTTCCTCGACGTCTACATCGAGCGGGACCTCGCCGCGGGCCGGATCACCGAGTCCGAGGCCCAGGAGGTCATGGACGACTTCGTCATCAAGCTCCGCATCGTGCGGTTCCTGCGCACCCCCGAGTACGACGCCCTGTTCTCCGGCGACCCGACCTGGGTCACCGAGACCATCGGCGGCATGGGGACCGACGGCCGCACGCTGGTCACGAAGAACTCGTTCCGCATGCTGCAGACCCTGTACAACCTGGGTCCGGCGCCCGAGCCGAACATGACCGTGTTCTGGACCGCCGACCTGCCCACCGGCTTCAAGGAGTTCTGCGCCCAGGTCTCCATCGACACCTCGGCGGTGCAGTACGAGTCCGACGACGAGATCCGCACCGCCTGGGGCGACGACGCCGCGATCGCCTGCTGCGTCTCCCCGATGGCGATCGGCAAGCAGATGCAGTTCTTCGGCGCCCGCGTCAACCTGGCCAAGGCCCTGCTGTACGCGATCAACGGCGGCCGGGACGAGGTCAGCGGCAAGCAGGTCTCCCCGGCGTTCCCGCCGGTCGAGGCGGGCGTGCCGCTCGACTACGACGACGTGCGTGCCCGCTTCGAGCAGACCATGGACTGGCTCGCCGAGACCTACGTCGAGGCGCTGAACTGCATCCACTGGTCGCACGACAAGTACGCGTACGAGCGCCTGGAGATGGCGCTGCACGACCGGGACGTGCTGCGCACGATGGCCTGCGGCATCGCCGGGCTCTCCGTCGCGGCGGACTCCCTGTCGGCGATCCGGTACGCCACCGTCATGCCGGTCCTCGACGACCGCGGCGTCGTCGTGGACTACGAGATCGACGGCGACTTCCCCGCCTACGGCAACGACGACGACCGTGCCGACGACATCGCCGTCGAGCTCGTCGAGTCGTTCATGGCCAAGGTGCGCAAGCACCCCATGTACCGCGACGCGCTGCCCACCCAGTCGGTCCTGACGATCACGTCGAACGTCGTCTACGGCAAGGCGACCGGCAACACGCCGGACGGCCGCCGCGCCGGCGAGCCGTTCGCCCCGGGCGCCAACCCGATGAACGGCCGCGACACGCACGGCATGCTCGCCTCGGCGCTGTCCGTGGCGAAGCTGCCCTACGACGAGGCGCAGGACGGCATCTCCCTGACGAACACGATCGTGCCGTCGGGCCTGGGCCGCACCAAGGCCGAGCAGGTGACCAACCTGGCGGGCCTGCTGGACGCGTCGTTCGGTGCGGGCGGGTACCACATGAACGTCAACGTGCTGGTCCGCGAGACCCTGCTCGACGCCATGGAGCACCCCGAGAACTACCCGCAGCTGACGATCCGCGTCTCGGGGTACGCCGTCAACTTCGTCCGGCTCACGCGCGAGCAGCAGCTGGACGTCCTGAACCGGACCTTCCACGGAGGGATCTGA